In Bacillus cytotoxicus NVH 391-98, the following are encoded in one genomic region:
- a CDS encoding methyl-accepting chemotaxis protein — MRKYWHKLSFLQKNVLLTVLVIFTLVGSMAVLSLNMFQDSMMNLFEKQSIETGDIVLNELDQNLIREVAEDPTTQRVKKERITEQLDKVAKDLKSVGQVYITGAKTNEKDAPQIVGLNTELAKSVTVKPGDYFDMPAHWMNAYHKVMDRKKAQMTEVYEDQLGSWVTILEPIMDKEKNIIAVVAADVDASIVPSTKQQFIIQGLIFMSISLVLAIGIQFFIVRSSLAPLQELREGLRKVGDGDLNIQLRERSDDIGIINAYFNTTIQKFKAIIDKVKQTAEQVSSSSQELSASTEENNMAVQEIASSIEGLNEGAQSQEASVQKCLHIVNEMGSSLEGITGAAKHVTSASESMEQHSLEGNEVISQIVKQMNLIQSAVQDLSSIIYSLENRSKQISDIVTVITGISNQTNLLALNASIEASRAGEAGRGFAVVADEVRKLAEQTEASAKDIAKLIGETQAETEEAVVSMQKGSKEVESGIELVHSSGEFFNKILKSAQSVTSQVKAVSGTSSDVLQKSQGIVQVVNHLSQIAKTYAESSNHVEESMKEQEMTVQEIAELATSLSWLAQELQELIGEFKSE; from the coding sequence ATGAGGAAATATTGGCATAAGTTATCGTTTTTACAGAAAAATGTATTGCTGACTGTCTTGGTCATTTTTACGCTTGTTGGAAGTATGGCGGTATTAAGTCTTAACATGTTCCAAGATAGCATGATGAATTTATTTGAAAAACAGTCAATTGAAACAGGAGATATTGTATTAAATGAACTGGATCAGAATTTGATTAGAGAGGTTGCAGAAGATCCTACAACTCAAAGAGTGAAGAAAGAAAGAATTACAGAGCAGCTCGATAAAGTAGCAAAAGATTTGAAAAGTGTTGGGCAAGTATATATTACAGGTGCAAAAACAAATGAAAAAGATGCGCCACAAATTGTCGGATTGAATACGGAATTAGCTAAATCTGTAACTGTGAAACCAGGTGATTATTTCGATATGCCTGCTCATTGGATGAATGCATACCATAAGGTAATGGATAGAAAGAAAGCACAAATGACAGAAGTATATGAAGATCAGCTTGGTTCATGGGTAACAATATTAGAGCCAATTATGGATAAAGAAAAAAATATTATTGCAGTTGTAGCAGCGGATGTAGATGCATCGATTGTTCCGAGTACAAAACAACAATTTATCATACAAGGTTTAATCTTTATGAGTATATCATTAGTGCTTGCTATTGGAATTCAATTCTTTATTGTTCGTAGTTCTTTAGCACCATTACAAGAGTTGCGTGAAGGATTACGGAAAGTAGGAGATGGCGATTTAAATATTCAATTAAGGGAACGATCAGATGACATTGGAATTATTAATGCTTATTTCAACACGACAATACAAAAATTTAAAGCGATTATTGATAAAGTAAAGCAGACAGCAGAACAAGTTTCTTCTTCTTCACAAGAGTTATCTGCAAGTACAGAAGAAAACAATATGGCAGTTCAGGAGATTGCAAGTTCTATAGAAGGATTAAATGAAGGAGCACAGTCTCAAGAGGCTTCCGTACAAAAATGTTTGCATATTGTAAATGAGATGGGCAGTAGTCTTGAGGGAATTACGGGTGCTGCGAAGCATGTTACAAGTGCATCTGAAAGCATGGAGCAACATTCTTTAGAAGGAAATGAAGTTATCTCTCAAATTGTGAAACAAATGAATTTAATTCAAAGTGCGGTTCAAGATTTATCTTCTATTATCTATTCGTTGGAAAATCGCTCTAAACAAATTAGCGATATTGTAACAGTAATTACAGGCATCTCAAACCAGACAAACTTACTTGCTCTAAATGCCTCTATTGAAGCGTCGCGAGCTGGAGAAGCTGGTAGAGGATTTGCAGTGGTAGCAGATGAAGTGCGTAAATTAGCGGAGCAGACAGAGGCATCAGCTAAAGATATTGCCAAATTGATTGGAGAAACACAAGCAGAAACAGAAGAAGCTGTAGTTTCGATGCAAAAAGGTTCAAAAGAAGTTGAATCAGGAATTGAGCTTGTTCATAGTAGCGGTGAGTTCTTTAACAAAATTTTAAAATCAGCGCAGTCTGTTACAAGTCAAGTGAAAGCAGTTTCAGGTACTTCAAGTGATGTTTTACAAAAAAGTCAAGGAATCGTGCAGGTTGTGAATCATTTATCTCAGATTGCTAAGACATATGCAGAAAGTAGTAATCACGTAGAAGAAAGTATGAAGGAGCAAGAGATGACTGTTCAAGAAATTGCTGAGCTAGCAACATCTTTAAGTTGGCTTGCTCAAGAGTTACAAGAATTGATTGGTGAATTTAAAAGCGAATAG
- a CDS encoding iron chelate uptake ABC transporter family permease subunit: protein MQHRKQKNYKLMLAVLAVVSVIAIGIFLFINLNMNTLDYALPRRAKKLLAMIITGGAIAFSSMIFQTISNNRILTPSVIGLDSLYMFIQTFVVFLFGSQHFAMMNTNANFLISVSLMVIFSLFLYKFLFKREGNNIYFLLLIGLIFGTFFQSLSSFMQVLIDPNEFQIVQGKMFASINNVKTELLAVSVIGIIVVVAYVYKELKLLDVLSLGREEAINLGVDYDKVVKKLLIVIAILVSISTALVGPITFLGLLVVNVAREFLYTYKHKYLIMGSIFISIIALVGGQLIVERVFEFNTTLSVIVNFVGGVYFIYLLLKESKSW, encoded by the coding sequence ATGCAACATAGAAAACAAAAGAATTATAAGTTGATGTTGGCAGTACTTGCCGTTGTATCCGTAATAGCCATTGGAATCTTTTTATTCATTAACTTAAATATGAACACACTAGATTATGCTTTACCAAGAAGAGCGAAGAAATTGTTAGCAATGATCATAACAGGTGGAGCTATTGCGTTTTCATCTATGATCTTCCAAACGATTAGTAATAACCGTATTTTAACACCGAGTGTGATTGGGTTAGATTCGCTTTACATGTTTATTCAAACTTTTGTTGTGTTTTTATTTGGGTCACAGCATTTTGCTATGATGAATACAAATGCGAACTTTCTTATATCCGTTAGTTTAATGGTGATTTTTTCACTGTTTCTTTATAAATTTTTATTTAAAAGAGAAGGAAATAATATTTATTTCTTACTCTTAATCGGATTAATATTCGGGACATTCTTTCAAAGTTTGTCTTCTTTTATGCAAGTGCTTATTGATCCGAATGAGTTTCAAATTGTGCAAGGAAAAATGTTTGCCAGTATTAACAACGTGAAAACAGAGTTACTTGCAGTATCCGTTATTGGGATTATAGTAGTGGTTGCTTACGTATATAAAGAGTTGAAACTATTAGACGTATTATCACTTGGAAGAGAAGAGGCAATTAACTTAGGCGTAGATTATGACAAAGTCGTAAAAAAACTTTTAATTGTTATCGCAATTTTAGTTTCTATTTCTACAGCGCTAGTTGGTCCAATTACATTTTTAGGATTACTTGTAGTAAACGTTGCGCGTGAATTCTTGTACACATATAAACACAAATATTTAATTATGGGTTCTATCTTTATTAGTATTATCGCTCTAGTAGGTGGACAATTGATTGTTGAAAGAGTATTTGAATTTAATACAACTTTAAGCGTCATTGTAAACTTTGTTGGGGGCGTATACTTCATTTATCTTCTATTGAAGGAGAGTAAATCATGGTAG
- a CDS encoding non-ribosomal peptide synthetase family protein produces MEAVLTNSYNETIKESLERINGKSRIPMDFRNLEGEVDTKTILFPITINMVDLLGASIMWLHHIANEKHIIVLYHEREKLFPIVIEISPFLSYKKLKEQIVEQIGQIQAMDETDIQELQKHDNLFGMAPIIVGQTYYHSQENDILQFVLNEEKQGVEVIFNGLIWKEKTIARYMRQIEGVFIHALQNRDEHVGNFRIITDEEIALYNEINNTKATYPEKSIVEMFYKTVKQFPNRIALSSKEGALTYQELNQRSNQIAHMLIQNGVQPGDYVGIFMKRSIDTVISILAVLKANAAYVPIDPDYPESRIEYIIQDSKAKVILTKETEITSKGIQAISIYDSENYLVNDVKLPINCDDIAYMIYTSGSTGNPKGTMLAHRGVVNLCTWMQRQYKLTEEDVFAQFPSFSFDASVWELFAALFCGGTLYVLLEEERLSVEAFANAIHRVKATSILALATVFVRQVATYLEDEEIYKLSSLKRIAIGGEMLPIEVIKLWRERIGTNIEIHNVYGPTECTVVTTTYPIPSQLDENIVSVPIGKPCANYQIMILDENMRLCPIGVPGELHIESVGLAKGYFNKPEKTVEAFVPNPFNPIVNIYKTGDIVRLLEDGNIEFLHRKDDQVKIRGHRIELGEIQNQISQNYNVKENIVFAKKSKEGSQYLIAFYTTLTKKEMPELIYKLQEQLPDYMIPSKLIYIDELPLTPNKKIDVKKLGQLEEEYEPTRLQEYVAPSTEAEKIIAQAWTEVLGVSKIGVHDDFFTIGGHSLKVLRILTLLKEDFPHLTIQDFFKEKTVYKLARIQRELTLEENVFHEYKWIHEPEAIQYTEGITNNRISNVFLTGATGYLGSHILYELLQQTSAHIYCLVRPKKDVEQRIMETLTGYFHDIPNEALARITAIPGDLGEEYFGLSKEEFIAIRSKVDTVVHCGADVRHFGDVKQFENVNIQGTKRMLALADEGAAFHFISTISIPIDLAVEQWDMYKKRGDFEYHVELENVYSNSKLQAENLVREAMSRGMRGNIYRAGNLTCHSETGVFQQNIEGNAFYRLIKTMLLIGQAPNVKWKVDFAPIDFASKSIVTYMQDPQIIGETLHICHPDPIDFVHFVQLMIECGHHLEIVPLSQYVDSGLQLAKEDEEIAELIASQVAGDGAQQSEFVIGTKRTNEWIKKKKIAVPIIDQQFIQKLLAHGEQVGYFPNVEK; encoded by the coding sequence ATGGAAGCAGTATTAACAAATTCTTATAATGAAACAATCAAAGAGTCTCTAGAAAGAATAAACGGAAAAAGTAGAATTCCTATGGATTTCCGAAATCTAGAGGGAGAAGTAGATACAAAAACAATATTGTTTCCAATAACAATTAATATGGTTGATCTGTTAGGAGCAAGTATAATGTGGTTACATCATATTGCTAATGAGAAACATATAATTGTTTTGTATCATGAAAGGGAAAAACTATTTCCTATTGTGATTGAAATCTCTCCTTTCCTTTCTTATAAAAAGTTAAAAGAACAGATCGTTGAGCAAATAGGTCAAATTCAAGCGATGGATGAGACAGACATACAAGAATTACAAAAGCATGATAATCTATTTGGAATGGCACCTATTATTGTTGGTCAAACATACTATCATTCACAGGAGAATGATATATTACAGTTTGTCCTTAATGAAGAGAAGCAAGGTGTAGAAGTGATATTTAATGGTTTGATTTGGAAGGAAAAGACGATTGCTCGCTATATGAGGCAAATAGAGGGAGTATTCATACATGCCTTACAGAATAGAGATGAACACGTTGGGAATTTCCGAATTATTACAGATGAAGAGATAGCACTCTATAATGAGATAAATAACACGAAAGCAACATATCCAGAAAAAAGCATTGTTGAGATGTTTTATAAAACGGTTAAGCAATTTCCGAATCGTATTGCATTATCTTCTAAAGAAGGTGCTTTAACGTATCAAGAATTGAATCAAAGAAGTAATCAAATAGCTCACATGTTAATACAAAATGGTGTGCAACCAGGAGATTATGTGGGGATTTTTATGAAACGCAGTATCGACACAGTGATAAGTATATTAGCTGTGTTGAAGGCTAATGCGGCATATGTTCCAATTGATCCAGATTATCCGGAGAGTAGAATTGAGTACATTATTCAAGATAGTAAAGCGAAAGTTATTTTAACAAAAGAAACAGAGATTACATCTAAAGGTATTCAAGCAATCTCAATCTATGATAGTGAGAATTATTTGGTTAATGATGTGAAGCTTCCTATCAATTGTGATGATATAGCATATATGATTTATACATCAGGATCGACAGGGAATCCGAAAGGAACAATGTTAGCTCATCGAGGTGTTGTCAATCTATGTACTTGGATGCAACGACAGTATAAATTAACAGAAGAGGATGTATTTGCACAGTTTCCTTCATTTAGCTTTGATGCTTCTGTATGGGAATTATTTGCTGCTTTATTTTGCGGAGGCACCTTATATGTATTATTAGAAGAAGAACGCTTATCGGTAGAAGCATTTGCAAATGCAATCCATAGAGTAAAAGCAACTTCTATTTTAGCGTTAGCAACAGTTTTTGTAAGACAAGTAGCAACCTATTTAGAAGATGAAGAGATATATAAGCTGAGTTCATTGAAACGGATTGCAATTGGAGGAGAGATGTTACCGATCGAGGTGATTAAATTATGGAGAGAAAGAATTGGAACAAATATTGAAATTCATAATGTATATGGACCGACAGAGTGTACAGTCGTAACAACAACTTACCCGATTCCGAGTCAGTTGGATGAGAACATTGTAAGTGTTCCAATTGGTAAGCCGTGTGCAAATTATCAAATTATGATATTGGATGAGAATATGAGGCTTTGTCCAATTGGTGTACCTGGCGAACTGCATATAGAATCAGTAGGACTAGCAAAAGGATATTTTAATAAACCGGAAAAAACAGTAGAAGCATTTGTTCCAAACCCATTCAACCCTATTGTTAATATATATAAAACTGGAGATATCGTTAGACTCTTAGAAGACGGGAATATTGAATTTTTACATAGAAAAGATGATCAAGTGAAAATTAGAGGACACCGTATTGAGTTAGGAGAAATTCAAAATCAAATTTCTCAAAATTATAATGTAAAAGAAAATATTGTGTTTGCTAAGAAAAGTAAAGAAGGAAGTCAATATTTGATTGCTTTTTATACAACTTTAACAAAAAAAGAGATGCCAGAACTCATTTACAAATTACAAGAGCAGTTACCAGATTATATGATTCCGTCTAAGTTAATTTATATTGATGAACTACCGCTTACACCAAATAAGAAAATAGATGTTAAGAAACTAGGGCAACTAGAAGAAGAGTATGAGCCGACTCGCCTACAAGAATATGTTGCACCATCTACTGAAGCAGAGAAGATTATCGCACAGGCTTGGACAGAAGTATTAGGAGTTTCCAAAATTGGTGTACATGATGATTTCTTTACCATTGGTGGGCATTCATTAAAAGTATTACGTATTTTAACATTGTTAAAAGAAGATTTTCCGCATTTAACAATTCAAGACTTCTTTAAGGAAAAGACAGTGTATAAGTTAGCGCGAATACAAAGGGAGTTAACCCTAGAAGAAAATGTATTTCATGAATATAAATGGATACATGAACCAGAGGCTATTCAGTATACGGAAGGAATAACTAATAACCGGATTTCCAATGTCTTTTTAACAGGAGCAACAGGTTATTTAGGATCACATATCCTATATGAATTATTGCAGCAAACCTCAGCTCATATTTATTGTTTAGTAAGACCTAAAAAAGATGTAGAGCAAAGAATTATGGAAACTTTAACAGGATATTTTCATGATATTCCAAATGAAGCTCTGGCACGTATAACAGCTATTCCTGGTGACCTTGGTGAAGAATACTTTGGACTTAGTAAGGAAGAGTTTATAGCGATACGTTCTAAAGTTGATACAGTCGTTCACTGCGGGGCAGACGTAAGACATTTTGGGGATGTAAAGCAATTTGAAAATGTAAATATTCAAGGGACAAAGCGCATGCTTGCATTAGCCGATGAAGGAGCAGCATTCCATTTTATTTCTACGATTAGTATTCCAATCGATTTAGCAGTAGAACAATGGGATATGTATAAAAAACGCGGTGATTTTGAGTATCATGTAGAGTTAGAGAATGTGTATTCCAATAGTAAACTACAGGCAGAAAATCTTGTTCGTGAAGCAATGAGTCGTGGCATGAGAGGGAATATTTATCGCGCTGGTAATTTAACATGCCATTCCGAAACGGGAGTATTTCAACAAAATATTGAAGGAAATGCATTTTATCGCCTCATTAAAACGATGTTATTAATTGGACAAGCACCAAACGTGAAGTGGAAAGTGGACTTTGCTCCAATTGATTTTGCAAGTAAATCAATTGTGACGTATATGCAAGATCCTCAAATTATAGGTGAAACATTGCATATTTGTCATCCAGATCCGATTGATTTTGTACATTTTGTGCAGTTAATGATAGAATGCGGGCATCATTTAGAAATTGTTCCTCTTTCGCAATATGTAGATTCAGGGTTACAGTTAGCGAAAGAGGATGAGGAGATAGCAGAATTGATTGCTTCACAAGTAGCTGGCGATGGAGCGCAGCAGTCTGAATTTGTAATAGGTACAAAAAGAACAAATGAATGGATAAAGAAAAAGAAAATTGCAGTGCCAATAATTGACCAACAGTTTATTCAGAAGCTATTAGCACATGGAGAACAAGTGGGGTATTTTCCAAACGTAGAAAAATAA
- a CDS encoding iron ABC transporter ATP-binding protein, with amino-acid sequence MVEVRNISKQYGSKNVVEDVSIKIAKGKITSFIGPNGAGKSTVLSMISRLLKKDAGEIYIEDKEISEWNSNELAKKISILKQTNHINLRLTIRELVSFGRFPYSQGNLTKEDEKHIEEAIRYMELEDIQHKYLDQLSGGQRQRAYIAMVIAQNTEYILLDEPLNNLDMKHSVQIMKVLRRLVEELGKTVVIVIHDINFASCYSDHIVALKDGKVMKEGPTNEIINPAVLKGIYDMDIHIEEIAGNNICIYFS; translated from the coding sequence ATGGTAGAAGTAAGAAATATATCAAAACAATATGGAAGCAAAAATGTTGTTGAAGATGTTTCGATTAAAATTGCAAAAGGAAAAATCACATCTTTCATCGGTCCGAATGGGGCAGGAAAAAGTACAGTGCTTTCCATGATTAGCAGATTATTAAAAAAAGATGCTGGTGAAATTTATATAGAGGATAAAGAAATTAGTGAGTGGAATAGTAATGAGCTTGCAAAAAAAATTTCTATTTTAAAGCAAACGAATCACATTAATTTGCGTCTCACGATTCGCGAACTAGTCAGCTTTGGTAGATTCCCATATTCACAAGGAAACTTGACCAAGGAAGATGAGAAACATATTGAGGAAGCAATTCGTTATATGGAGCTTGAGGATATTCAGCATAAATATTTAGACCAACTAAGTGGTGGGCAAAGACAACGGGCGTATATCGCTATGGTGATTGCTCAAAATACGGAATATATTTTGCTAGATGAGCCACTTAACAATTTAGATATGAAGCATTCTGTACAAATTATGAAAGTACTGAGACGCTTAGTTGAAGAACTAGGGAAAACAGTTGTAATTGTAATTCATGATATTAATTTTGCTTCTTGTTATTCTGATCATATTGTTGCTTTGAAAGATGGAAAGGTCATGAAAGAAGGGCCAACAAATGAAATTATTAATCCAGCAGTCTTAAAGGGGATTTATGATATGGACATCCACATTGAAGAAATAGCTGGAAATAATATTTGTATTTATTTTTCATAA
- a CDS encoding anaerobic C4-dicarboxylate transporter family protein has translation MFWLQFLTLLLCIFIGARLGGVGLGVMGGVGMAILVFIFHLQPTAPPIDVMLMILAVITAAGALQAAGGMDYLVHLAEKALRKNPKRITFFAPIVTYLFTLCAGTGHVAYSVLPVIAEVSRESGVRPERPMSIAVIASQQAITASPISAATVALLAMLADYKITLFDILKVSIPSTFIACMLAAFVASKMGKELKDDPEYLKRLKEGMIPKLEEKKEFVGTKGAKLSVILFLFATVFVVLLGSFEALRPGWIIDGKFVHLSMPNAIEMVMLTIAALIIILCKPNVESIVSGNVFKAGATAVVAIFGIAWMGDTFFNGNLTFIQGSIQHLVTSAPWLFAIALFVLSILLYSQAATVRALMPLGLSLGISPALLIAMFPAVNGYFFIPNYGTIVAAINFDRTGTTRIGKYVLNHSFMIPGLIATFASIGIGMLLISIMF, from the coding sequence ATGTTTTGGTTACAATTTCTTACCCTACTACTCTGTATTTTCATTGGCGCACGCCTTGGTGGAGTTGGCTTAGGAGTGATGGGTGGAGTTGGTATGGCAATACTTGTATTTATCTTTCACCTACAACCTACAGCACCTCCAATTGACGTTATGCTAATGATCTTAGCAGTCATTACAGCTGCTGGTGCCCTACAGGCAGCAGGAGGAATGGACTACCTTGTCCATCTTGCGGAAAAAGCATTGCGAAAAAATCCAAAGCGTATTACATTTTTCGCACCTATTGTTACTTATTTATTTACATTATGTGCCGGAACAGGCCATGTTGCCTATTCTGTCCTTCCTGTTATCGCAGAAGTATCACGTGAATCAGGAGTTCGCCCTGAACGCCCGATGTCAATCGCCGTAATTGCTTCCCAACAAGCCATTACAGCTAGTCCTATCTCAGCAGCAACTGTTGCACTTCTAGCAATGCTAGCTGATTATAAAATTACTTTATTTGATATTTTAAAGGTAAGCATTCCATCTACTTTTATTGCTTGTATGCTAGCAGCTTTCGTTGCAAGTAAAATGGGAAAAGAGTTAAAAGATGACCCTGAGTATTTAAAACGATTAAAAGAAGGTATGATTCCAAAATTAGAAGAAAAGAAAGAGTTCGTCGGTACAAAAGGAGCGAAATTATCTGTTATCCTCTTCTTATTCGCAACTGTTTTCGTTGTTCTCCTTGGTTCATTTGAAGCACTGCGACCAGGCTGGATAATCGATGGAAAATTCGTTCACCTATCGATGCCAAATGCAATTGAAATGGTTATGTTAACAATTGCCGCTCTTATTATTATTTTATGTAAACCAAATGTAGAAAGCATTGTATCTGGTAACGTTTTTAAGGCTGGTGCTACAGCTGTTGTTGCTATTTTTGGTATCGCTTGGATGGGCGACACGTTCTTTAATGGTAACTTAACTTTCATTCAAGGATCTATTCAACATTTAGTAACAAGTGCACCATGGTTATTCGCTATTGCACTATTTGTTCTATCTATCTTATTGTATAGCCAAGCAGCTACTGTACGTGCTCTTATGCCACTTGGCTTATCGCTTGGTATTTCACCAGCACTTCTTATTGCAATGTTCCCTGCAGTAAATGGTTACTTCTTCATTCCAAATTATGGAACAATCGTTGCTGCAATTAACTTTGACCGTACAGGCACAACACGTATTGGTAAATATGTACTAAATCATAGTTTTATGATTCCTGGTCTCATTGCAACCTTTGCTTCTATCGGTATCGGAATGTTACTTATTTCGATTATGTTTTAA
- the thiM gene encoding hydroxyethylthiazole kinase has translation MHITEIAKVVEQVRKTNPLVHNITNVVVTNFTANGLLALGASPVMAYAKEEVAEMASIAGALVLNMGTLRPDEVEAMLIAGKAANQQHVPVLFDPVGAGATLYRTEVARHIPNEIKLAMIRGNAAEIANVIHEKWEIKGVDAGTGNGDSVAIATKAANKLGTVAVITGKEDIVTDGKRTVIIRNGHPILTKVTGTGCLLTSVMGAFVAVEQDYVKAAVAALTFYGVAAEIAASKTVDQGPGSFQVEFLNQLANVTVSDIEQYGKAEEVR, from the coding sequence ATGCATATAACAGAAATTGCTAAAGTGGTGGAACAAGTAAGAAAAACGAATCCACTTGTGCATAATATTACAAATGTAGTTGTAACGAACTTTACAGCAAATGGCTTGCTAGCGTTAGGGGCATCACCAGTCATGGCATATGCAAAAGAAGAAGTAGCAGAGATGGCTAGCATTGCAGGAGCACTCGTTTTAAATATGGGTACGCTCCGGCCAGATGAAGTTGAAGCAATGCTCATTGCTGGAAAAGCAGCGAATCAACAGCATGTCCCAGTATTATTTGATCCAGTTGGGGCAGGAGCAACTTTGTATCGAACAGAAGTGGCAAGACATATACCAAATGAAATAAAGTTAGCGATGATCCGCGGAAATGCAGCGGAAATTGCGAATGTTATTCATGAAAAATGGGAAATCAAAGGTGTGGATGCTGGAACTGGAAATGGTGATTCTGTAGCAATTGCAACAAAAGCAGCGAACAAACTAGGTACAGTCGCGGTAATTACAGGAAAAGAAGATATTGTCACAGATGGTAAGCGAACCGTTATAATTCGTAACGGTCATCCAATTTTAACAAAGGTGACAGGAACAGGTTGTTTATTAACTTCAGTAATGGGAGCATTTGTGGCAGTTGAACAAGATTATGTAAAAGCAGCGGTTGCTGCATTAACGTTTTATGGAGTAGCAGCGGAGATTGCTGCGAGTAAAACAGTAGATCAGGGACCAGGCAGTTTCCAAGTAGAATTCTTAAATCAATTAGCAAATGTTACCGTAAGCGATATTGAACAATATGGAAAAGCAGAAGAAGTTCGTTAG
- a CDS encoding siderophore ABC transporter substrate-binding protein: protein MKKLAMLLLTFMLAIMAVACSNNASTDKKTEASESKAKEITIKHKLGETKVKTNPKKVVVFDFGSLDTLDKLGVDVAGVPQKNIPSYLSKYKDKKYTNVGGLKEPDFEKINEMNPDLIIISGRQADSYKEFEKIAPTIYVELNTKDYMKSFKENVETLAKIFGKEEQAKKEIAAVEKDVAALNEKAKKSDKKGLVILANDGQVSAYGPQSRFGIIHDVFGITPVDPNIKADTHGNKVSFEYILEKNPGYLFVVDRGAVVGGKSSAKQVVENEIVSKTNAVKDGNVVYLDPNYWYLSGGGLESVSEMVKEVSKALK from the coding sequence ATGAAAAAGTTAGCGATGCTACTATTAACTTTCATGCTTGCTATCATGGCTGTAGCATGTAGCAATAATGCTTCTACTGATAAAAAGACAGAAGCTAGTGAAAGTAAAGCGAAAGAAATTACAATCAAGCATAAGTTAGGGGAAACAAAAGTTAAAACAAATCCGAAAAAAGTTGTAGTATTTGACTTTGGTTCATTAGACACTTTAGATAAATTAGGCGTTGATGTGGCTGGTGTACCACAGAAAAATATCCCATCGTATCTTTCAAAATATAAAGATAAAAAATATACAAATGTTGGTGGCTTAAAAGAGCCAGATTTCGAAAAAATTAACGAAATGAATCCAGATTTAATTATCATTTCTGGAAGACAAGCTGATTCATACAAAGAATTTGAAAAAATTGCTCCAACAATTTATGTAGAGTTAAATACAAAAGATTACATGAAATCATTTAAAGAAAACGTTGAAACATTAGCAAAAATCTTCGGTAAAGAAGAACAAGCGAAAAAAGAAATTGCAGCAGTTGAAAAAGACGTAGCAGCATTAAATGAAAAAGCTAAGAAGAGCGATAAAAAAGGGTTAGTTATTTTAGCGAATGATGGTCAAGTAAGTGCATATGGGCCACAATCTCGCTTCGGTATTATCCATGATGTATTTGGGATAACTCCTGTTGACCCAAATATTAAAGCTGATACACATGGTAACAAAGTTTCATTCGAATATATTTTAGAGAAAAACCCAGGTTACTTATTTGTAGTAGATAGAGGTGCTGTTGTTGGCGGTAAATCTTCTGCAAAACAAGTAGTGGAAAACGAAATTGTTAGCAAAACAAATGCTGTGAAAGATGGCAATGTAGTTTATTTAGATCCAAACTACTGGTACCTATCTGGTGGCGGGCTTGAGTCTGTATCAGAAATGGTAAAAGAAGTATCTAAAGCTTTAAAATAA
- the thiE gene encoding thiamine phosphate synthase, whose protein sequence is MARIETEKMSQLLQVYFIMGSNNCHKGPLQVMKEALDGGITLFQFREKGEGALTGEKRVQFAKQLQALCREYRVPFIVNDDVDLALKLDADGVHVGQDDEGIEVVREKMGDKIVGVSAHTIEEAHFAIANGADYLGIGPIFPTNTKKDTKAVQGLNGLRYFREKGINIPIVGIGGITIENASSVIEAGADGVSVISAISLASSAFDSAKAFVHQVKK, encoded by the coding sequence ATGGCACGCATTGAAACAGAAAAGATGTCTCAGTTATTACAAGTATATTTTATTATGGGGAGCAATAACTGTCACAAGGGTCCATTACAAGTAATGAAAGAAGCACTAGATGGTGGCATTACCCTTTTTCAATTTCGGGAAAAAGGAGAAGGAGCTCTAACTGGAGAGAAAAGAGTCCAATTTGCCAAACAGTTACAAGCGCTATGTAGGGAGTATCGAGTTCCTTTTATTGTGAATGATGATGTGGATTTAGCGCTTAAGCTGGATGCAGACGGTGTTCATGTTGGACAAGATGATGAAGGAATTGAAGTTGTCCGTGAAAAAATGGGCGATAAAATTGTTGGAGTGTCTGCTCATACAATAGAAGAAGCGCATTTTGCCATTGCAAATGGTGCGGATTATTTAGGAATAGGCCCTATTTTTCCAACAAACACAAAAAAAGATACAAAAGCAGTTCAAGGATTAAATGGATTACGTTATTTTCGGGAAAAAGGTATTAATATACCGATAGTTGGAATCGGTGGAATTACAATCGAAAATGCTTCTTCAGTAATAGAAGCAGGAGCAGATGGTGTTTCGGTTATTTCAGCCATTAGTTTGGCGAGTTCAGCCTTTGACAGTGCGAAAGCATTCGTGCATCAAGTGAAGAAGTAA